GGTCGACCTCGGGAGCACGTTCGCCCTGATGAAGGACATCCCCCGGGAGAAGACCGTGGTGAGCGAAAGCGGCATCGGCGCCCGGCGCGACGTCGAGCGGCTCGAGGAGGCTGGCGTGGACGCCATCCTCGTGGGCACGGCCTTCATGGAGTCCCCCGACATCCAGGCACGGATGAACGAGCTCCTGGGTCCGCCCGAGGAAACCCCTCCCGCGCGCCACTGACCCGCGCACCGACTCTGTATTTGGGGCGGGCCCGCGCGTTATACTAGGAAATGGTCCGTGTGAAGATCTGCGGCATCACCAACCGCGATGACGCCCTGGCCGCGGCCGGGATGGGAGCGGACGCCCTGGGCTTCGTCTTCTTCAAGGGGAGCCCGCGGTCCGTATCGCTCCGGGACGCGGCAGCGATAATCCCGGCCCTTCCCCCCTATGTGACCACGGTGGGCGTCTTCGTCAACGAGACGGCCGAGAACATCAGGCGCACCGTAAACCAGTGCCACCTGGACGCCGTGCAGTTTCACGGGGAGGAGCCGCCGGAGGCCTGTAACATCGTGACCCGGGCCATCAAGGCCCTCCGGGTGCGGGACCTGGAGGACCTGGAGCCCCTCTCCCTGTATCACGTGGCGGCGTATCTCCTGGATGCCTACACCCCGGATTCCTTCGGCGGGACGGGCACGCTTTTCAACTGGGACATCGCCCTTGAGGCCAAGCGTTTCGGACCCGTCATCCTCGCCGGCGGACTGACGCCGGAGAACGTGGCCCAGGCGGTTCGCCACGTGCGCCCCTATGCCGTGGACGTCAGCAGCGGGGTGGAAGCCCGCAAGGGGAAAAAGGACCACCGCAAGCTCCGGGCCTTTATCGAACGCGCCAAGGCCACCTGAGTGCCGGGGCCCGTGCCGGCCTCCCTCGCCCAAATGCCGATGCCTTGACATGAAAAGGGAGCGTCCGGGCGCTTCCTTTTTTGAAACGCCCCGAGAGATTTGATTAGGGAATAACGGTTTTAGGCAGATGGGTTATGCCAGGGGACCGGAAAAACATCCTCGCTTCCAGTCTCCAGTTTCTAGAACCTGTCTCAAAATTGATTTCGAAGCGAAAGAGAGAATAAATG
The Nitrospirota bacterium genome window above contains:
- a CDS encoding phosphoribosylanthranilate isomerase, whose amino-acid sequence is MVRVKICGITNRDDALAAAGMGADALGFVFFKGSPRSVSLRDAAAIIPALPPYVTTVGVFVNETAENIRRTVNQCHLDAVQFHGEEPPEACNIVTRAIKALRVRDLEDLEPLSLYHVAAYLLDAYTPDSFGGTGTLFNWDIALEAKRFGPVILAGGLTPENVAQAVRHVRPYAVDVSSGVEARKGKKDHRKLRAFIERAKAT